AAGGACGAAGAACTGAAAACGATGACCATGGAGGAAATCACGGCGCGGATGCAGAACCGTTATGGGGTGGCACGCAGCAACTTCAATATAGAACCCGGCGCCGCCCTGCCCTTCACGATCGTCTTCGGGCCGTTGCCCGGCAAACTGCGGGAATTCACCGTCGAAGCGGTCGAATCCTCCCCGGGGATGTAGGGGCGAGGGCCGTTTGGCGGTCTTCGTCTCGGAGCCGGTTTGGACACCGTTCACCCCTTCTTTCGGCGCATGGCATAAATCTCCTGCGCCCGCCGCAGGCTTTCCGGATCGTCAACCCCCATGACCTCGCTTTCGTCGCAGACCACGCGGCAGCCTACCGTCAAGCCCGCCTCGTTCAAGTAATCCACCAGATCCGTGATAAAATATTCCTCGATGGTTTTCATGGCGCCATTCACCCGCTTTTCCACCCGGTGGGGGCGCGATTCCAAAACCGGCAGGAACCTGCCAAGGACCTCTCTACGTACGGCGTAGATCCCGGCGTTGCATATCGTCAGGCGCTTCTGCGTCTCGGGGGGATAATCCTTCCAGTAAGTCCACTCCGTAATACGCATCACCCGGTCCTCCTCCATTTCCACCAGACCGTAGCGGCGCTTTTCCCGGGGCTTAAAGCCGAGCACCATGAAGGGGTGCTGCACCAGACCGTCTACCAACGCCCCGTAAGTCGACGCCTCGACAAGAGGGACATCTCCCATGGTGATCAACAGGGCGTCAAAGGACGTTTTTTCAATGAAGGGGGCCGCCGCAATGAGCGCGCCACCGGTCCCGTTCAGCTCGGGCTGCCGGCAGTAGGTGACATCGAGATGCCGGGTCGCCTCCCTGACTTCCGCCTCTCGATGGTGGACCACGATCGCCTTCGGCCCGGCCGGGAGGTTTTTCACGATTTCGAAAATCAACGGCTGACGGCCGACAAACGGCCCGCCTTCCGGCAGCAGGGGAAGAAGGGTCTTGTTGCCGGCGTAGCCTTCCATCCGGCTGCCGCGCCCCGCCGCCATCACCAAAGAGGCGGTCATCGATAGCGTCATTCAGCTTCCTTTCGAGTTCCTTTCAAGCCCCGCAAGGCCGGGTAGATCAGACCTTTCGAGCTGCATCTCGGGCCCCCCGGGCCCCTTCCCGAATTTTTCCGGCTGCGGCCGCGGCTCACCTGAACAAGACAATCCCGCCGGATCACAGAATCATCCCGCGATCCGGCGGGATAGAGCGACGGCCGCCCGGGGTGAACCAGGGGGTCCAACGCCTTGCCGAATCAAAGGGTGGAAGAGATCACGACCTTCTGGATCTGGCTCGTCCCTTCGTAAATCTGCGTGATCTTGGCATCCCGCATCATCCGCTCCACCGGATATTCTTTGACATACCCATACCCACCCAAAAGCTGCACCGCATCCGTCGTCACCTGCATGGCGGTGTCCGCCGCAAACACCTTCGCCATCGCCGAGTGGCGGATCAGTTCACGGGAGACCCTGTCGAGGTTTTTGGGCACCGCCTCGAAGAGTGCAGCGGCCTTGTAAGTCAACTGGCGCGATGCCTCGACCCGTGTCGCCATATCCGCCATCATCCACTGAAGACCCTGGAAAGAGAAGAGCGGCTTCCCGAACTGCTGGCGCTCCTTGGTGTACTGGATGGCATAGTCGAGCGCGCCTTGCGCTATCCCCACCGCCTGGGCCGCCACGGGAATTCGGGTGATGTCGAGCGTTTTCATGATGATAGGGAATCCTGAGTTTTCTTCGGCGAGCAGGTTGGCCGCCGGAACGCGGACATCCTCCAGAACGACCTCCACGGTGGAAGAGGCGCGCAGCCCCATCTTCTTCTCGCGCTTCCCGATGCTGAGCCCGGAAGTCCCCTTGTCCACGATGAAAACGCCCGTCCCCTTGTGGCCGGGCACCGTCGTATCGGTCCTGGCCGCCACGCAGATCACCTCCGCCACGTCCGCATGGGAGATGAAGATCTTGCTGCCGTTAAGGAGATAACCGTCGCCCTCTTTGACCGCCCGAGTGCGGAGGCTCGAGACATCCGACCCGGCGTTCGGCTCAGTCAGTCCGAAGGCGATGAGCGCATCCCCGGCAGCCAGACGCGGCAGATACCGTGACTTCTGCTCGGAATTGCCCGCAAGAAAGATGGGCATAGTCCCGAGTTCGTGCACCAGAAGAATCACGGCGGTGGATGCGCACGCCTTGGCGAGTTCCTCGATCATCACGCAGAGCGCAAGCAGGCCCATCTCGGAGCCCCCATAAACCTCTGGAAAATCAGCCCCGAAAAGGGCGTTTTCTTTGAGGATCTCCACCATGTCCCAAGGGAATTGCGCCTCCTCGTCGCGTTTCTCGGCCCCCGGCGCGACCTGCTCCCTGGCGATTCGGGCCACCGTCTCCTTCAGCATCAACTGCTCTTCCGTTAGATCGTACTGCATCACCGGCCTCCTTGAGGATGAAAATAATGAATGGGCATTCACTCACCCTATATACAGGATATCTTTCGGCGATACAAGCCGTTTTTCGGCACTTTTCAGTTGACCGGCGCGGAGCGAACTGGTAAATTCGAAGATATTCAGGGATATGCTCCGTATGAGAACAGGAAAGCCTACCCTTTGATGACTCCCAATGGAGTCAGTCGAGCGACTTTCCGGGCAAGGCCGGCGGCATGGACCACCTCTACGACTTGAGATGCGTCCTTGTACGCCTCCGGCATCTCTTCCGCCAGTGTTTTTTTGCCTTTGGAGTGCACAACGATCCCCTTGTCGTCCATTTCCCGGCTAATCGACCTGCCTTTGGCCCGCTTGAGGGCCTGAGAGCGGCTCAACACCCGGCCGGCCCCGTGGCAGGTCGAACCGAAGGTCTCCGCCATAGCACCTTCAGCGCCGACCAGCACGTACGAGTGGGTTCCCATGTCCCCGGGGATCAGGACGGGCTGCCCGACAAGGCGGTAGATCTCGGGAAGAAGCGGATGCCCGGGCGGCAGAGCGCGTGTGGCGCCCTTTCGATGCACGCACAGCTCCATGGTCCGCCCGCCGAAGCGGTGCGTTTCGTGTTTGGCGATGTTGTGGCACACGTCGAAGAGAAGCCGCATTCTCAAATCGCGGGGAGAAAGGCCCAGGGTCTTCATGAATGTTTCCCGCGTCAGATGCATGAGGATCTGACGGTTGGCCCAGGCATAGTTCGCTGCACAGGCCATGGCCGCGAGATAGCGGCGTGCCATCTCGGACTGAAGGGGCGCACAGGCAAGCTGCCGGTCGGGCAGGTCAAAGGGCAGCAGGTTGGATTTTTGGCTCATCATCTTCAGGAAATCGTCACAGATCTGATGGCCGAATCCTCTTGATCCCGTGTGGAGGAAAACGGTCACCTGACCTTCTTGCAGACCAAAGGCCGCCGCGGTTTTCGGATCGTAAATCGTATCGACGACCTGAACTTCAAGGAAATGGTTGCCTGATCCGAGGGTGCCGAGTTGATCGACGCCCCGCTTCAGGGCTCGTTCGCTCAGGACGGAAGGATCCGCTCCGGCCATGGTGCCGAGGTCTTCCGTTCTCTCCAGGTCCTCCGTCGTTCCGAAGCCCTGTTTGACGGCCCAAGCCGCACCTTCGAGCGCCACCCGGGCCTCCTCGGCCTTCGTGAGCACGACCGCCCCCGTGGATCCTACGCCGGTCGGGACATTCCTGAACAGGGAGAGTATCAGCTCTTTGATAGAGAGGCGTACGTCTCCGATCGTGAGCGCCGTGGTCATGAGTCGGCAGCCGCAGTTGATGTCGTAACCGACCCCGCCCGGTGACACGACCCCGGTTGCCGGATCGAAGGCCGCCACCCCGCCGATCGGGAAGCCATAACCCCAGTGGATATCCGGCATGGCGAGCGAGTGCCCCACGATTCCAGGCAGGGTGGCGACGTTGGCAACCTGCTGCAGACTCTGGTCCCCCTGGACCTGCTTGATGAGTTCGTCGTTCGAAAAAATCAGCCCGTCGA
The DNA window shown above is from Desulfatiglans anilini DSM 4660 and carries:
- a CDS encoding NTP transferase domain-containing protein: MTLSMTASLVMAAGRGSRMEGYAGNKTLLPLLPEGGPFVGRQPLIFEIVKNLPAGPKAIVVHHREAEVREATRHLDVTYCRQPELNGTGGALIAAAPFIEKTSFDALLITMGDVPLVEASTYGALVDGLVQHPFMVLGFKPREKRRYGLVEMEEDRVMRITEWTYWKDYPPETQKRLTICNAGIYAVRREVLGRFLPVLESRPHRVEKRVNGAMKTIEEYFITDLVDYLNEAGLTVGCRVVCDESEVMGVDDPESLRRAQEIYAMRRKKG
- a CDS encoding acyl-CoA dehydrogenase family protein, whose protein sequence is MQYDLTEEQLMLKETVARIAREQVAPGAEKRDEEAQFPWDMVEILKENALFGADFPEVYGGSEMGLLALCVMIEELAKACASTAVILLVHELGTMPIFLAGNSEQKSRYLPRLAAGDALIAFGLTEPNAGSDVSSLRTRAVKEGDGYLLNGSKIFISHADVAEVICVAARTDTTVPGHKGTGVFIVDKGTSGLSIGKREKKMGLRASSTVEVVLEDVRVPAANLLAEENSGFPIIMKTLDITRIPVAAQAVGIAQGALDYAIQYTKERQQFGKPLFSFQGLQWMMADMATRVEASRQLTYKAAALFEAVPKNLDRVSRELIRHSAMAKVFAADTAMQVTTDAVQLLGGYGYVKEYPVERMMRDAKITQIYEGTSQIQKVVISSTL
- a CDS encoding RtcB family protein translates to MDIKLEKVDDCRWRIPRTGPMRVDGLIFSNDELIKQVQGDQSLQQVANVATLPGIVGHSLAMPDIHWGYGFPIGGVAAFDPATGVVSPGGVGYDINCGCRLMTTALTIGDVRLSIKELILSLFRNVPTGVGSTGAVVLTKAEEARVALEGAAWAVKQGFGTTEDLERTEDLGTMAGADPSVLSERALKRGVDQLGTLGSGNHFLEVQVVDTIYDPKTAAAFGLQEGQVTVFLHTGSRGFGHQICDDFLKMMSQKSNLLPFDLPDRQLACAPLQSEMARRYLAAMACAANYAWANRQILMHLTRETFMKTLGLSPRDLRMRLLFDVCHNIAKHETHRFGGRTMELCVHRKGATRALPPGHPLLPEIYRLVGQPVLIPGDMGTHSYVLVGAEGAMAETFGSTCHGAGRVLSRSQALKRAKGRSISREMDDKGIVVHSKGKKTLAEEMPEAYKDASQVVEVVHAAGLARKVARLTPLGVIKG